In Humulus lupulus chromosome 7, drHumLupu1.1, whole genome shotgun sequence, the following are encoded in one genomic region:
- the LOC133792419 gene encoding uncharacterized protein LOC133792419 has product MGGARYPSWLILGFQQMVHECGLMNLELRGQQFSWEKGRGTDQWIKVRIDRALVSHNWIDMFSLARLTNLDFSSSDHSPIFLEPIYRSQQRKKYSFRFENAWLSEPLCYQLVQDNWEKRGQLDFGGKLQLCIAPLSHWGREVTGRFKDRLKACKVVLQKFKNRTDKEGLSHYTEAYQQLFQTLHQ; this is encoded by the coding sequence ATGGGTGGGGCCAGATATCCTAGTTGGTTGATTCTTGGTTTTCAACAAATGGTTCATGAGTGTGGCTTAATGAATTTAGAGCTTCGGGGCCAGCAATTTTCTTGGGAGAAAGGTAGGGGTACAGACCAGTGGATTAAAGTGCGTATTGATAGAGCCTTGGTGTCTCATAATTGGATTGACATGTTTTCATTGGCTAGACTTACAAATCTGGACTTTTCCTCATCAGACCACAGTCCGATTTTCTTAGAGCCTATTTATCGAAGTCAGCAAAGGAAGAAATATTCTTTCAGATTCGAAAATGCTTGGTTATCTGAACCTTTGTGTTATCAGCTTGTCCAGGACAATTGGGAAAAACGAGGGCAGTTAGATTTTGGAGGTAAGTTGCAACTGTGTATTGCTCCTCTTTCTCATTGGGGTCGTGAGGTTACTGGAAGGTTTAAGGATAGACTGAAAGCTTGCAAGGTGGTTTTACAAAAGTTCAAAAATAGGACTGATAAGGAGGGTCTGTCTCACTATACAGAGGCCTATCAACAGCTCTTTCAAACACTTCATCAATAA